The nucleotide sequence CAGGTGCCCCCGGTGGACTCGGGCCGTGCTGCCTGCTCCGTTCCTCGCCAGGCCGCACAGTGAGCGCCTCGTGTGCTGAGCGCCCGTCTCATGCCCTGTGTCATCTGGGCACCGAGGTGGCCATGGTCGTACCCCACGAGCTACGGAAAATTACGGCGGAGTCGGACAGACGGACCAACACACAGGAGCCGCCACGCGGTGGGCGAGGGCTATGAGGGAGGGGCCTGGCTGCTGGGGGTCAGGGGAGCCGTCCGGGGGCATGAGTTCCCACCACCCCATCGCGGTTAAAGGAATGTCAGGGGGGCCTCTGAGGGGACTGTGCCAGGACCCGGAGTGGACGGAGGGAGGCGCGGCGAGCATGGCcgtgggggcaggaaggaggcgggggggggggcagcagaggccTTGGGGACCCGTCACCACGTGGACCTCATCCCGAGTGGCGAGTGCCGAGGGCTGTGGCGGGGCCGTGCCTGTCACCGGGGGGCCACACCGGCAAGGCTGTGCTGGCTCTTCCCGTCTCGCAAGGACTCGGGGTCAGGGCGGAGACTGCGCGGTCCCGGCTGCCGAGAAACAAACCTCCAGTGTGCGGCCCGCGGTCTCTCCGTCTCCACACGCGTTTTCATCACCTCCTGAGACCTTTTCAGTGGCGCTGTCCGTGGCGGGGAGCAGGGTCGGGCGGGCCTTGCCTTCCGGGCCAGCACCATCTCGTGGGCAGACGCCGGGGCTGTTCAGAGGCTTGGCTGCGGGGCGGCCACCCTGGGAGCCGCCAGCGCGCCCGCGGGCGGACGTGCCGAGGGCCGAGCTCGGGAAGCCTCAGAGCGCGATTCCGGGTGGTAGAAGCTTCCCGAGAGCTCGATGGACGGACGGACCCGCCGCTGGGGATCTTCCCCGACACTTGCCGCTGTCACACGTGTTGGTTTCTTCCAACCCAGCGGATGTTCCCTGGTGTCTCGTCGTGGGGGCCTGATGTCCGTCAGTCCATCAACATCAGTGCCGGGCGCTGCCGTAGATCGGGGCTCGCTCTCCCTGGAGAGTCGGGGGCCAGCGCGCCACTGTTTCTGCTTCCTCTTTGGTGGCGCGCCCGTCGCGGTGTCCACCGAGGGGTCTTCGCCCACGGAACACCCAGGCTCAGCCATGAGGTAACCAAGAGCTTGTCACCTGCTCATGGGGCTGGAGATGGAGCCCACGGTGGCTTTTCTGAAGGAGCCTCGGAGCCAGCCAGTGGATGTGCCCAGACCCACAGGCAGCTCACATGCGAGGCGCTGAGGTCCACACTGGGCAGGGGGACAGGTGCCTGGTCCCCAAAACTCCTGCCTCCCGGAGTCACGGCGTCCTGGGACAGCTCCACACACGCAGCTCCCAGGGTCTTCCTCCCGCAGGGAGCTCAGCTCCGGCGTCCGCTCGGCCTTCAGAGCCGCGCGCAGTTCCTCCCAGCCCACGTGGTCACGGCGGCCACGGGCCATGCTGCCTGGTTAGGCCCTGGCGCTCTGGCTCGATGTGGCCGCCCGAGGAGTGCAGCCAGACAGTCAGCCAACGGTCGCACTCTCAGGCTGAAGAAGAAAGGCCTTTGTTCATCTTTTGCCCAcattcctattttattattatttttttacagtcatttattttttagtttttcagagattttattttgggcgcctggggggctcagttggttgggtgaccgccttcagctcaggtcatgatcctggagtcccagaatcgaatcccgcatcggctccctgcttggcagggaggctgcttctccttcccaccctccctcttctcatgctctctctctctcattctctgtctcaaataaagaaataaaatcataaaaaaaaataaaaaagattttattttctttttaaaagattttacttctttattcaagagagagaatgagagagagagagagcatgagaagaggtagggtcagaggcagagggagaagcaggctccccactgagcagagagccctacatggggctcgattccaggaccctgagatcacgactggagccaaaggcagacgcttatccgactgagccacaaGGGCAcccccaaaaatattttattttattttatttaagactttatttatttatttgacagacagagatcacaagtaggcagagaggcaggcagagagagggaggaagcaggctccccgtggagcagagagcctgatgcggggctcgatcccaggaccctgagatcatgacctgagccgaaggcagcggcttaatccactgagccacccaggtgccccccaagattttatttttaagtaatttccacaGCCAGCatccaacgtgggactcaaactcacgaccccgagatcgagagtcatacgctccaccgactgagccagcagCACCCCCTTCACATTCAAATTTTAGAAGTCACCTTtagggacacctgcatggctcagtcagtgaagttcggctccggtcatggtcccagggtccttggatcgagccccgcatcgggctctctgctcagcagggagcctgcttctcgctctccctctgctgttccccctgcctgcATTCCTCTCTCGCcgcatctctctgtcaaataataaacagACTCTTTACAAAAAAGTcacctttattgaggtataattttcATGCAATAAAATGTACCCAATTTAAGTGAAGAAtttatgagtttttcttttccaagattatttattttggagagggccagcaagagcaggaggggcagaggccgagggagaaggGACGTCGAGCAGACTGGGGGCTGCGCAGGGGGCCTggcgtggggctggatctcaccaacCCGCGCCTCGTGAGCTGTCGCGGTTGTGCGTGCACGTGACTGCCGCTGCAGCGACGTCTGGACATTCCCGTCACCCTGGGTTTCCGTGGGCCGCCTCCAGCGAGCCGCACCTCTACCTGGGGTCCTGACGGTCTTTTCTGTGTCACCGTGTGTGTATTCCTGCACACGTGTCCGCCAGTGTCTGGCTTCTTCCGCTCAGCGCGGTGGCTTAGAGACCCACTCGTGCGGCGTGCACGGGGAACGTGCTGCTCTTCCTGGCCGGAGGGCTCCCTCCACGGCCGTCACAGCTGGCTTCTCGTTCCCCTGCTCGTGGACATTTCAGTCACGTCCGAGACTGGCGATTACGAATAAAGCAGCTATTAGCAACCGTGTTCCAGTCTTTGGATGAAAATCTCGGAGTGGCTTTGCAGGTCCTGCGGTAAGTATCTGTTTAACATTACAGGACACGGCCCAGCGGCTTTCCCCAGTGGCTGTACCAAGGCGCCCTTCCGCCAGTGGCCCTGCGTCCTCGCCGGTGCTCGTTATTGTGTCTTTTCGTTTTCGCTTTTCTGGTGAATGTGGACTGGCATTCGTTgtactttcatttgcatttcctcaaTGACAAATGACGTTGAAAATATTcctgtgtggggcgcctgggtggcccaataggtcaagcatctgcctttagcacAGGTCGTGACCCCAGACGGGtcccctgcccagtggggagcctgcttgtgctctctctcaaatgaacaaaatcttaaaaaaagaaagaaagaaagaaagaaagaaagaaagaaagaaagaaagaaagaaagaaagaaaacattcacatgtgtttattggccatttgtgtatcttttcttACGGGTTCCTAAAGTCTTTCGACCGTTTTTGAAACTAAGGTTAAGCATCTTCTAATTATGAAACTGTAGGAAAACCTTCTGATCTGGACACAAGCCCTTGTCAAACACGTGTATCGCGAGTATTTCCTCCGAGTTGTAGCTTACCTTCTCATTTCCTTAGCAGTgtcttttaaagaacaaaagcTTTGAAGTTTATCAAAGGTTTTTTTTAGTGGTTCGAGTTTGTTGTGTCTTAGCTGAGAAATCTGCTTCCTCTAGGGTCTTGACGATACCACCCAAGTCTTCACCTAAAGTTTTTGTAAATCTGGCTTTCACATTCAGGTCTAggatccatttcaagttaattttgtgtgtgatATGAGGTACAGGCCgaggttctttctttttctttaatcgCGGTACCTGGTTTCGCATCCCCATCTGTTTAGAAAACGTGTGCTAAGTGTAGTTCCGGATTCTGCGCTCTGTTCCGCTGACCTGCGTGTTCCTCCGTATGATTATTGTCGTTTTATGGTACGTCGTGAAATCAGGTGCTGTGGGTTATCcaactttgttattttcttttcaaaattgttttgcatttccatatacattttaagatGTTTGTCAATTTCTACGGTAAAGCCTGCTGGGATTTCGATTGGTATTGTTGAATTTCTACATCAATTTGGAGAGAATCGACGTCTTGATGTTATTAAggcttctgatccatgaacatggtacaTCTCTCTGTTTAGGGCTTTCTCTGCCTGTGCCATCGGGACAGTCACTACCGATCTTCCTGCCTTACTCAAACCACTCCCAGGCGCTTCCCTGGAGGACAGCTGACTCTGGAGCTGCCTATCCTCGGTTTTCCACACCAGGCCTTGACCACTCAAGACTCTCCATGTGTCCTCTTTCTTCCACTTGGTTTCCCTTGACCTGCCTCCATGCATTCTCCTGGGCTTTGAGTTTTGCTGCCCACACTCCCGAGACGATTTCCCACCAGCACTGAGGCTGAGCCGAGGTCCTGAAGTCTTAACACTCTGTCCCTGGCTCTGGGACATGAAGCTCACTCACTGACTCCGCAGTTGACTCCTATGCTGTGCAGATGGGGTTCTGGCCTGGGTGTTCTGCAAGTCGGCATCCTGGGCCAGCCTCCCAGCGTGGCTCTCCGCAGCACGGCCGTGTTCCTTGGCAAGGAGTGTGGTGGAGGTGTGCACGCTTCGTGTCTTTTCATCTTGAAAACGAGGATGGGTGTGACGATGGCCTATGGAGATAGACATTTTGGTTGAAGAAAACATTAGCCGCCTTTGGACTCAGTATAGTTAGTAGCCATTTCAGTGCCCTCCGGTGGAAGCTCACTGAGCCACTGGGCCGGGCTTACCGCTCACTGCACTGAGGGGACCGCTGGCGATGGGCAGGTCATGATGGGCAGGCGACGGGGGTCACAGGACTGGTGCTAGAAAGGATCTGTGAGGGGGCTGGGCTCACTTGGGTGAATtggggaaggctgaggaagcagggcTTCCCTCCGGATCGCACGTTGGCAGGAAAGGGGGTGTCCTGGGTCTCAACACCTCTTCTTTGGAAGGAGGACAGGCCGGAGGCAGGAAAGCTGTCAGTAAGCAGGACCCTGCGCTGTGGGTCTCCTATGCCCGGACGATGCTGTGTCTTGTCTGCGTCCACATATGGTCACCGAGGGGACTTGTTTCTGTCTCGACACACCCCAGACCACCTGCTGTGATACCGGTGTGGCATGAAATTGTTTGTCGCCTGACCCGGGGGCCACCAACGCCTGGGACTGCGCGCCGGGCCAGCTCCTGCAGCGTGAGGGCTTTGCGCAGAGGAGCAGCCGGCCCCCGGGTTGGAGGCTGCTTCCTTCCTCACCTGCAGAAGCAACGGCGCTTCACCCCCGCTGCTCCGCGAGCCCACACGAGAGCCTTCTCCACGTGGCTCCACAGGCCGGTCGCAAGttgcctccccttctctcagcTGGGTGGGATGTGCAGGTTGTGGAAATGCCCCGGCAGGGATGCGTGGGGCGGGGGGGCGCAGGCGGTTAGGCGCccgagtcttggtttcagctcaggtcatcatctcagggtcgtgggatggagcctggtCTAGGCCTCCgcgctcagcgaggagtctgcttgagactgtctctccccgcccctcccagcacgcgcgctctctcaaataaaataaataaattaccaagaaaaagaagaaagaaagaaagaaaagagatgtgGCGCTGGCCCCGCCCCGAGCCTAGTCTGGTCCCTCGGTGGCGCTGCCGGCCGCCTCCTGACGCGGTGGCCCCAGGCCCGTAGCTGCTCCGAGCTCCCGTCTTCCACTCATCTCCACGGCTCCTTCCCCGCTCGCCTCACCTGCTCACACCCCACGCCGTCTCCTGGACATTCTGTTGCTGGTTCACCTGCCAGAGTCCCCTTCACCTACAGGGCCTCGGCTGTGTGCGGCCCTGGCCTTCCCTCTGGCGGCAGACGcctcttctccctgtcccctggcCTGTCGGCCCTCGCCACGCCCCTGCACCACACCTCCGGACGCTGGCCATCCCCAGGGAGCCTCCCCCGGGGTCGGCTTGACCGAGAGGCCCTGTTCTTGGAGCCTCTCGAGGACGCGCTGTCCTTGCGTGTGGCACTCACATTCCGAGCTTCCCCACCACGAGCGATGTTCCCCTCAGCATGTCGGCCCTCTGGGGCTCTTTCCAGTGCGAATCCCTGGTGCGTCTGTGAGCTGACCCCCAGCAGATGCTGGCATGCCTAGGCCACGGGCCAGGCAGGGAGTCTTGGGCAGGGAGCTGCCCCTGCTCGAGGAGCCAGCCaccaagggaaggggaggggagggaaggggaagggaggggaccgGACCTGCATTGCTTGCCTCATGTTTAGCATGTGGACGCAGCTAAGGGAGACAGTGCAGCAGCAGCCGCGGGGCAAGGCAAGGTGGACTCTAGGAAGGGCCCAGGGGTGCGTGCATCCCTGCCCCGGGCAGTGGGACTTGCCTGCGTCTCAGGCGGCGCAAGGTCAGGCCCAGGCGCTGAGCGGCTAGGGGACATTGGGAGGCCAGCTAGGCAGCCAGGGGCAGATGGCAGGCCCATGGGCCCAGGATGTGCAGTTCAAACTCTCCGAGGGTTTGAagcagacgggggtgggggtgatcTGCGTTTGGAAGTAGACCTAGCAGGGAGGGGGCCGGCGGGTGTGAGTGGACAGGTGAGCATGAGGCGGCCTTCTGTgcaggggggtgggcagggaggagagaagacAGCCCTGGttctggcgggggcgggggggacagaGCCCGTGGATGGAGAGGACAGGTCACCAGCAGGTTTGCGGGGAGAATGGACGGGGGCGCGGGGGCACAGCGGAGGTGCCGGCAGACCTCGGCGGGGACGTTGGCTCGTGGGGCGTGAGTCCCTTCGGAGACACTGGGGTCATAGGCCAGTGATAGGGTCGGGTTaacgggcggggtggggggtgggggggcaagggGCCCCATGCGAGAGCTCTCAAGCTGCAGGAGGTGGGGTCCTGCGGGGGAAAAGGCCGCAGAGAACCAAGGGCAGGGAGGTCCCCCGACAGAGCTGGACCCCAGACAGCACGGGGGGCCCTCTGCGGGGTGGCTGAGGGTACGGACAGCCGGCTGGCCTCCGTCCGGCCTCTGAATGTGGCCCCTAGAGCCCCGCTGGGGGTGGCAGCAGGAGAGGAGGGCACGTAGAACAGGGGGACCGAGGCGAGGCTGGCGGAAGGTGCCAGAGGCTGAGGGAACCGACTAGCCCAGCCCTCGGTGTCTGTCCAGCTTCCCGCAGAGGCTCCGTCTGCAGCTCTTCACGGGGAGCGCAGGGCGGTCTGCAGGGCCTTGTCTGAGCCAGGCCTGGGGGGCACGTCAGGTGCCCGCTGATGGGCAGAGCTGGGGGAAGTCTGCTCTGGGGCCAGTCAGTCACCTACGCTGTCCCCAGACCCAGGGGACCCATAAGACCCTCCGCCATGCTGTGCGGTTCCCAGGAGCGAGTGGCAAAGTCGGGCCGTTCACCGCCCTGCAAACCCGGCACCACGCTTCAGCTCCGGAGGCCTCGGGTTCCTGTCCCCGTCCTCGCGGGGTACCTCAGACGGAGTTTGGGAAGGTGACGGGAAGGGCAGTGCAGTGTGCGCGGAGGAGGCCTGGCTGCCCTCCCTGTCCTTGACCTCCCCTCCCCGCAGGCTCCGctgctcctgctccctttgccctGGCGATGCCCgcagcctcctccccacccccagaaaatGCGGCCAGGAGAGGGGTCACAACGTGGAGAGCACAAGGTCCCATTTACTGGAGTTTTAGACAGCAAGACGAGAGGAAGGCCTCCCTCCCCCCTGAAATAGCCTCATCCTCTCTGCCCTCAGGGCTCCACAGGGGGACAAGGCCCTCAGTCCTCAGGCCCCCCAGAGGGCAGCGCTCCAGGgcgagggaggggtgggggaagggggaccctaggccaggctggggtggggggggctggaaCAGGAAGGGAGACGTGCACCCTCACCTCTTGGCTCGCCCCCTCTCCCCTGGGACCTGGCGCGGCCCCCGGACCCTGGGGCGGGCTGGCAGACGGCTCATGCAACAGTGAGTGGGCAGGCAGTGGCCTGGGAACCGGGCCCCACTGCCCTGGGCGGGGCCGGAGGGCGACAAGGGGCCATGCTGGCCACGGCAGGTCCACACAGGACAATCTGCAGTTACACACGGGAGGATCAGAGAGGGGCGCCTCGGTCCCGGGCTGTGGCCGGCGGGAGGCGGGCTGCGAGGGGAGGTGTGACGGCGCCGCCCCATCAGGGCCGGGACCCAGGCCCGCCACGCCGCCGGAGTGGGGCCGCGAGCTCCGGCTACTCCTTGGCGCGGCCGATGatggtgaggatgtagaggaaGATGTTGATGATGTCGGTGTAGAGGTTCAGCGCGGCGAACACGTACTCCTCGGGGCTCAGGGACAGCTGCTTGTTCCCCAGCAGCAGCTGGGTGTCCACAGCCAGGAACTGGAGGGCGGGCGGGTGGCCGGTGAGGGACACGCCCCCGctgtgcccctccctgccccccgcccccccccgcccccatcactCACACAGGTGAAGAGCAGGGCACCCAGCGAGGCGTACACGATCTCCAGGATGCGATTCCGGATGAAGATGCAGAGAACGGCGAAAATGACCAGCACCACCAAGCTCACCAGCAGCACGCCCATGCATGACGTGAAGTCGTAGCGGGTCTGTGGGCACGGGGGGGACAAGGGGTCTGGGTGCCAGGCCCAGGAAGGCGTCTGGGCCCATGGGGCCAGCAGCCCGGCCTTCAAGGGCCCCTCACCTGCATGGAGAAGATGACCACCGTGAAGCAGACGGTCGTCGTGATGCCCACGGCCATGATGACCGCCTCGGTGTCGTAGAAGCTGGCGATCATGCCCACCATGTAGGACAGGCTGACGGTCAGGATCGACTGTGGGGACACAGAGCCTCGTGTGGGGAgagctgctccccacccccggcctgccccatccccaccctcctgTGGCGGTGAAGACGGGGGGACAGGTGAGGACGCTGGTGGGGGGCAGGCTGGCAGCTAGGGGGGGTAGGCCGCGGCTGGGGGGGGCAGGCCGCAGCTGGGGTTACCAGGGCGACGAGGTTCCAGGGATGCTTGCGCCGGAAGTCTCCACAGCAGCTGAGCACGATGAGGGAGATGAAGAAGACGGCGTAGGACACATAGTAGGTCCACACGTTCTCCCGGACGAAGCCCTTCACCTTCCCGACAAAGGTGAACACGGCCACAGTGGACAGCGTCACAGACAGCTGCAGGGTCAGCACCAGGAACACCTAGGGTGGGAGCCAGCTCAGAGCCCTGCCCCGTGGGGCCCCggcacctcccctcccccgcccccagcccactTCACCACCTTCCGAATGAAGGCCTGGCGGATGCTCTTGTCGTCCCAGTTGGTGGCGGGGAAGTCCTGGTTGTCGTAGTAGGACGGGGGGCCCTCTTCATGGTAGTTTCCATGCTGCGGGGCTGAGGGACAGGGTGGGCTAGGTCAGGTGGGCACCTGGagcccctgctccttcccccaaaGCTTCTCCCCTCTACTTACAGCCAGGGTCCGGTACCGGGAAGGCCTGTGGTTGTCCGTAGGGGTTGGGGGGAAAGGGGCTCTGT is from Meles meles chromosome 1, mMelMel3.1 paternal haplotype, whole genome shotgun sequence and encodes:
- the GRINA gene encoding protein lifeguard 1 isoform X2, with the translated sequence MPHEKSFLVSGDSYPPPNPGYPGGPPPSMPPYPGAPYPQAPFQPSPYGQPGFPQGPSPYPQGGYPQGPYPQGGYPQGPYPQSPFPPNPYGQPQAFPVPDPGSPQHGNYHEEGPPSYYDNQDFPATNWDDKSIRQAFIRKVFLVLTLQLSVTLSTVAVFTFVGKVKGFVRENVWTYYVSYAVFFISLIVLSCCGDFRRKHPWNLVALSILTVSLSYMVGMIASFYDTEAVIMAVGITTTVCFTVVIFSMQTRYDFTSCMGVLLVSLVVLVIFAVLCIFIRNRILEIVYASLGALLFTCFLAVDTQLLLGNKQLSLSPEEYVFAALNLYTDIINIFLYILTIIGRAKE
- the GRINA gene encoding protein lifeguard 1 isoform X1, which gives rise to MPHEKSFLVSGDSYPPPNPGYPGGPPPSMPPYPGAPYPQAPFQPSPYGQPGFPQGPSPYPQGGYPQGPYPQGGYPQGPYPQGGYPQGPYPQSPFPPNPYGQPQAFPVPDPGSPQHGNYHEEGPPSYYDNQDFPATNWDDKSIRQAFIRKVFLVLTLQLSVTLSTVAVFTFVGKVKGFVRENVWTYYVSYAVFFISLIVLSCCGDFRRKHPWNLVALSILTVSLSYMVGMIASFYDTEAVIMAVGITTTVCFTVVIFSMQTRYDFTSCMGVLLVSLVVLVIFAVLCIFIRNRILEIVYASLGALLFTCFLAVDTQLLLGNKQLSLSPEEYVFAALNLYTDIINIFLYILTIIGRAKE